The bacterium genome contains the following window.
ATTTAGATAATGAAGAGCTTCTTCGTACTATAAAATTTGATTCGCTTGCAAAGTTTACGATCTTAAAAGATAAAAACGTTAGCAAGGAATTAATTGATAAGAAAGATCCGTTATACAGACTTTTTTCAATTGTTGTCACAGGTGTTATCCGCGAAGCCGAGGAACAGAAAACAATTAAGAGCGTTGCACAGAGTTTTATTGAAAAGTATTCGGGCAAGCTTTTACTTGCTGAAAAAGAAACTCAGACAAAGGGAAAACTTGTTGTCCTTGACTCTGAGGAACTTCTTGCATTTGATGAAATAGGTTATTGATTTAATGTCTGATGTTTATTCACAAATTATCCTTGTCCTGTCGCATAAATTATTTGAGGTGAATTTGTGCTGAATTACATCTGGCTTGCATTGATTTTACTAGGTTTCGGTGCTGCTTTATATACGGATGTTTCAAACACCAGTTCAGATAAATTTCGAAATTCCGTTCCATTCACTACTACCATTTTATTCACCGAAAATGTTGAGACAATTTCAGAAGGCAAATATTCTGCAACGATTGTTTTGGACAGAAAATATTTTAACAAGTTTTACAGCGAAAACATCAGTTCAGATATGAACATTCCTGCAGAAGTAAATTTAAGTAAAGATTCACAAACAGGATTTATTTCACTGCAGATAAATGAAAAGTCTCCATCATTGTGGAAAGAAATGGCCGCTGCTTCGGGTGAACAAAATGATTTGAATGGGACTATAACATTAACTGAAAAATTATCAGACAATTCTTTTAAAGGAGAGATAGTAATTGAAACCGCTTCATTTATAAAGATGAAAGAAGTTACAAATTCTGTTATATCATATGCTGGAACTGCTGTTACAATAGCTCTCGGTTTAATAGGAATAATGGCTCTGTGGCTTGGCATAATGAAAATTGCGGAGGAAGCAGGATTAATTAAAATAATTGCAGGTTCACTTAAACCGATAACAAAAAGACTATTTCCGGAAATTCCTTTAGATCATCCCGCAATGAGCTCAATGATCATGAACATTTCAGCAAATATGCTCGGGCTTGGAAATGCTGCAACACCATTCGGTTTGAAGGCAATGGAAGAAATGGAAAAGATAAATCCGAATAAAGGCACGGCTTCAAATTCTATGGTAACTTTTCTGGCTATAAATACGGCAGGACTTACGTTAATTCCTGCAACTGCAATTGCTGTTCGTGCGGCATCAGGAAGTTCGAATCCTGCAATCATTATCGGTACGACTATTTTCGGAGCTTTCTGCGCTACAATTGCAGGCATTTCAGCAGCTAAATTATTTGAAAAGTTTTATCTGGAATCCTGGAGTTTCTCAAGCTGGTTTAAGAAAAATTTAAAATTTACTTTATCAATTTTATTTCTGATTGCAGTGTTAATTATTGTATTATTGACAGGCATTTTGTCTAAAGCAGGAAATATATTTTCCTTTATTTCAGCTGATGGTTTTAAAAATATTATTCAGTTAGTTTCAAGTCTTGCAATTCCTGTGATCATTGTTGTTTTTGTTTTGTACGGTGTAATCAAAAAGGTAAAAGTGTACGAAAGTTTTGTCGAAGGTGCGAAAGAAGGCTTTAATATCGCTGTAAAAATAATTCCTTACCTTGTGGCAATGTTGATTGCAATAGGAATTTTTCGTGCCGGTGGTGCGATGGACTATTTGATATTAGTTCTTACTCCAATTACAAATCTGATAGGAATGCCGGCAGAAGCTTTACCAATGGCATTGATGCGACCGCTTTCAGGAAGTGGATCACTGGGAATTATGTCCGAGAATCTTGCGGTTTACGGACCGGATTCATTCATCGGAATTTTAGTATCAACTTTTTACGGAAGCACTGAAACAACTTTTTACGTTCTGGCATTATACTTTGGCGCAGTGAACATAAAAAGTACCAGACACGCTGTACCGGTTGGTTTAATTGCTGATGCAGCTGGTATTCTCGGTGCACTTTTCATAGTTAAGTTACTTTTTGGATAAAAAAATAAATTCCTCTTTTATGAAAGTATTTATTACAAGAGAACTACCTGAAATTGCATTCGATTTACTTAGTAAAAATCATATACCATTCGATTACTTTAAAAGTGATAGCCCAATTCCAAGGAAAGTGCTTCTTAAGAAAGTGCAAGACTGTGATGCTATAATTTCACTACTTACAGAAAAAATTGATAAGGAAGTCATAGATGCAATGCCTCAATGTAAAGTAATAGCTAATTACGCAGTGGGCTATAATAATATAGATATCAATTATGCCAAAAAGAAAAATATTATTGTCACCAATACACCGGATGTTTTGACTGAATCCACAGCTGATCTTACAATGGCATTAGTTCTTGCCTGTGCAAGAAGGTTCAGTGAAGGTGAAAAGTTAATCCGCGCTGGCAAGTTCAAAGGTTGGAAACCTAAACTTTTATTAGGAATGGAGCTCAAAGAAAAAACTTTTGGAATACTCGGCGCGGGAAGAATCGGCAGTGCTGTTGCTAAACGAGCCAAAGCATTCGGAACAAATATCATTTATGTTGATAATAAGAGAAATCAAAAACTTGAAAGAGTGACAGAAGCAAAAAAAGTTTCTTTGGATTATCTTCTTAAAAAATCTGATATTCTTTCATTACATCTGCCGCTAAATGAAAGGACTTTTCATTATTTAGATGAAAATAAACTTAGCAGTCTCAAGAAAAATTCAATTCTTATCAACACAACACGTGGTGAGATAATTGATGAGAATGCACTTATCAAATTATTGAAAAAGAATAGATTTATGGCAGTCGGATTTGATGTATTTGAAAATGAACCAAAGATAAATCCGGACTTACTGAAATTTCAAAATGTTTTAGTAATGCCGCATTTAGGCAGTGCAACGAATGAAGCAAGGAATAGCATGGCAGAACTTGCAGCCAAAAATGTTATTAATGTCCTCAAAGGAAAGCCTGCATTAACACCGGTTTTCAAACTTTAAAAGACAAATTTGGTTGCATGTATTTTTGTTAATAGGTAGTTTTGAAATAAAAAAAAGTTAAACAAATGAGAATTGGAATACCTACCGAAACTCGCTGGGAAGAGAAGCGAATTCCACTGACTCCCGCCGGAGTCGATTCACTAATCAGAACAGGTCATACAATTTACATCCAAAGCGGTGCTGGCGATGCAAGCCATTTTACTGATCAGGAGTACCGCGAGGTTGGAGCGACAATAGTCTACAACAGGGAAGAAGTGTTTGGCCGTTCCGAAATGATACTTAAAGTAGCTCCTGTCACCGAGGAAGAGTCAGAGCTGTTTGTTGATAAGCAGATATTATTCTCGTTTCTTCTCCTTACGATGGGCAAGAAGAAGATAATAGAAAATCTTCTATCAAAAAAAATTACAGCGATTGGTTTTGAATTGATTGAACGAGATTCGCGTTTACCGATTCTTCATGCGATGAGTGAAATTGCTGGTCCGCTGGCTATTCAGGTTGCGGAACGTTACCTTGAAAGTTTCACTAAAAGCGGCAGAGGAATATTGCTTGGTGGAATTACCGGAGTTGCACCTGCTGCTGTAGTAATTTTGGGTGCCGGAGTAGTAGGAATTACAGCCGCAAGAGCTGCTCTTGGACGAGGTGCTCAAGTGATCGTTATTGATAAAGATTTATCTCGCTTAAGACAAATAGAAACAGAGTTTCACAGAGGAGTTACGACAGTAATGGCAAATCCATATACCATTTCACGTGGTGTGAAATTTGCCGATGTTCTCATCGGTGCAGTATTGATCAAGGGAGAAAAAGCACCTCATCTGGTAACAGAACAAATGGTAAAAGAAATGAAAAAAGGTGCGGTAATCGTTGATGTATCGATAGATCAGGGTGGCTGTGTTGAAACCAGTAGAATTACAACAATTTCAGAGCCTGTTTACACATTGCACAATGTAATTCATTATTGTGTACCAAATATGCCTTCATTAGTTGCGCGTACGGCTAGTTACGGTCTAAATAATTCAGTGCTTGATTATGTGCACGATATAGCTGACAACGGATTAACTAATGCACTAATGGGTGATGAAGGATTGTCAAAAGGTGTTTGTTCGTATAACGGAACGTGTACAAATGAATCTATCGCTGAATCGTTTGAAGTGAGCTATAAAAAGCTTCATGTATTTTCAACTAATTAAAAGATCGATACAGATCTTTTAAATATTATTGAATGAGAGAAAACTATTATTTATGGTAACTGTGGAAGAAATTAGAAAAAAGAATTTACCAGCTAATCTGTATAACATCTATAGTAAGAAGTTAACAACTGCAGATGAGGCAGTAAAGAAGATTAAATCCGGCGACAATGTAGTTATTCAACCAGGATGTGCGGTTCCTCTTGAACTTGTAAGAGCAATGGTTAGGAGAAAAGATGAACTTGAGAATGTTACCATCTATCACATACTGATTGTGGGAGAACTCCCGTACGTTAATCCCGGTATGGAAAAGCATTTTAAGCATAAAGCATTCTTTGTGGGTGCAAATGTTCGTAAAGCAGTACAGGAAGGCCGGGCGGAATTTGTTCCAATATTTTTATCAGAAGTGCCTTTGCTATTCAAAAGGAATATTATTCCTGTTGACGTAGCCTTACTTAATGTTTCACCGCCTGATGAACACGGTTTTTGCAGCTATGGTGTAGATGTTGGAACAATAAAAACTGCTGCAGAAAAATCTAAAATTGTTATTGCTCAGATAAATCCGGAAATGCCGCGTTGTCTCGGAGATAGTTTTATACATATCAATAAAATTCATCACATTGTAGAACACTCCGAACCCATTCAGGAACTTCCCCAGGTTGATCCTGATACAAGCGAGGAGATGCTCCGGATATATGATGCGATTGGGAAGAATACTGCTGAACTAATTGAAGATGGATCTACTTTACAAATGGGGATTGGCGCAATCCCCGATTCGGTAATGAAATATTTACACGATAGGAAAAATCTGGGGATTCATACCGAAATGTTTTCCGATGGAATTATAGGATTGGTAGAAGAAGGAGTAATAAATGGAGAAGCAAAAACAATTCACCCAGGAAAAATAATTGCCGGATTTGTTCTGGGGACTAAAAAAGTATACAATTTTATTGATAATAATCCTGTAATTGAATTTCATCCGCAAGAGTATGTAAATGATCCATTCATCATTGCTCAAAATAAAAAAATGGTTGCTATCAATTCTGCAATAGAAATAGACATAACAGGTCAGGTATGTGCAGATTCCATTGGAACAAAAATATTCAGCGGAATTGGTGGGCAGGTAGATTTTATCAGAGGGGCAGCACATTCTGAAGGAGGTAAACCAATAATTGCACTTCCATCGATTACAAAAGATGGAAAGGTTTCCCGGATAGTCCCAAAGCTAAATCCGGGTGCGGGTGTTGTTACCTCGCGCGGTGATGTACATTACGTAATTACAGAATACGGAGTTGCTCACTTATTTGGAAAAACTTTAAAAGAAAGAGCTCGGGAACTTATCAAAATAGCTCATCCGAAATTTCGTGACGAACTAAACAAATACGCTAAAGAAACAAGACACATCTGATTATGGTTGCAGTAATCGGGGATATTCACGGTTGTTTTCATACACTTAAAAAGTTGTATGCTTTAATTTTAAAGAAGTATCCAGACATTCCTGTTTGTGCTGTTGGAGATCTTGTTGACAGGGGCAAATTCAGCTACGAAGTTGTTGAGTTTGTAAAAAAGAATAAGATTACTTTTACTGCTGGCAACCACGATTATATGTTTTATTATTTCATTAAACACCCTTCAAGTATGCTCGGAAGATCCTGGGTTTTTAATGGTTCAGAAACTACTCTGGATTCTTATAGCAATCGCTTCAGTGAGATGAATAAACATCTTAACTTTATTATAAAAGCTCCGTTGATCCTTGATTTAAGTGATTGCTTTATCTGTCATGCCGGAATTTCAAGTCACTATGGAAGAAAGCTTGGCAAACATCCATTATCTGATAAGCAGAAGCTCATCAATATTATCGAAAAAGATTTAAACACAGACCGCGGTATACTTTGGACAAGAGACAAGCTGTTAAATCTTGGGAAATTGCAAATTGTTGGTCATACAAGGTTCCAGGAAATAACTTACGATGAAGATAGTGATACAGTTTATGTTGATACAGCCGCATGCTCAGGGAACAAGCTCAGCGCTGTGATTATAAGTGAAAGTAATATTGTTGATAGGCTTTCAGTGCCTACAGAAAAGATAGATATTATTTAAATCCTCATATACAGCTATTCAAACATCCTTTACAAAATTTCTAACGCCTCTGGAAATGCTTATGTATGAGACTATGAAAGCAATTGTGCCGAGTATCAAAGTTGTGTAAAGAAGCTGCGACACGGCTGTAAAGCTTCTTTTATCTACTGCACTAAAATAATTATTCAATGGTGCAAACATCAGGATGATAAGGAAGACCAGATAAACAATAGTAAATAAAAATGTAAGTGTAGCTCCCTGCGATGATGCTACCCTTATTGGATTTTTCTCCTTATAGTTTGCATAAGTTGAACCCATCCCGAAATTGAATGACACTAATGTTATCGTAACGAATGCAGTATTTAACTGTGAAATAGTTGCCAGCACAATTGAAAATTGATAGTTTGAAACAAGATTCAACATCTGACCGATAATAAAAATTACCAAAAAATAAATTGTTAATCTGGTCAGCATTAACTTTTTATAATTAAGCGGCGCACTTCTGATTTTCCAGATAGTTTCACCTTCGAGACTTACCATCGGGAAAATAAATCTCAACGACATTGAAGCAATCAAAAACACATTGAATAAATACAGCACAAGGTATATTAATGTTTTGAGATAAGAGTTGTAAGCATTTAATAACATCGCATCGATATTGGAAATCGATAAAACGAAAACTGTTACTAGAAATGTCATTACAAGGAAGTGAGACCACTGGCTTGGTTCTCTTATGAACATGAGAATTTCCCGTTTTAATAACACTTCACGCCTCGGTCTTAAAGATGAATTTTTTTCAAATGAAAATGAAGATAAACGATGGTTTTTCTTCTTGACAGACAACTTATTTGAAAGACTCAGGAATATCAGCCAGGCTCCATAAAACCAGTTCTTTGCGAGAAATAAGGCGAGGACAAAAAATGATATTGCGAACACTAATAATAAATAAGCTGACCAACCAGCAGCCCAGTACTTACCGGACGAAATCCAGTATAATGAATCGGCTACCCAATGATTAGGTAATAATTTAATTAAAGGACTTTCAAGAAAACCGAAATAATTGTCGATGTTGGGGAAGTATTCAAAGACTTTTTTCACAAGTTGCACAGGACTGCTGTAGATGTAGAACAGGATGACTGCAGAAACATAAAAAACAGCCAGTGTACTCAAGACTTTTTTAATTCCAAATACTGCGGCAAATCTCATAATAACTAAAAGGATTATCGCACCAAGTGTTCCGGCAATAAACATAAATGGTAATATCAATACTACTACAGAAAAAGGTAAAAAGAACCACGGGAGTTCGAAGTATGCAGCGTAACCTGCCAAAGCAGATGAGACCATCAGCAAGAGAGTAGAGGAACTGTAGAAGAAGTTATCAAAGAATTTGATGAAAAATATTTTCAGGAATGAAACAGGTTTAGTCAATAGGAAACCGACTTCCTTTGATTTAAAGAATGTGGAATATGATACTACTATATTCCCTATGTTTACTGTCATAAAGAAAATGAACAGCACTACAAAAATAAACCGGTGCAGCAGGAAGATTCCGATTTTCACTTCTTCTAAAAGATATGTGATTATATTTTGTGTGAAATAGAAAATACCAACAGCAAAAACTATATATACTAGTGAAGCTGTCAGATTTTTAGCTATCGATTTAACAGTTAACTGATTTTCAAATTTGAGAAATGTGAGCAGTTTGAATTTCAATATGTGAAAAAGCACAGCCATTTATTTTGTAAGATGTAAAAAGAGTGATTCAAGATTTTGATGATCTGTTCCTTTTATTTTTTCAACGACTTCTTTTTTATCTTCAAATATCATTTGACCATCTTTGATAATTCCAATTCTAGAACAGACTTCTTCAGCCACATTTAAACTATGAGTGGACATAAATATCGCTACTCCCTGTGATGATTTTTCTTTCAGTACATTTTTAACAACTAATGCACTTTGCGGATCCAATCCAACCATCGGTTCATCAACAACAAGCAGCTGTGGATCGTGAAGCAATGCTGAAGCAATCGCTATCCGCTGTTTCATTCCCTGTGAATATTCTTCAGTTCGCTTATCAATCCATTGCTCAATCTTTAACTGGTCGATTGTCTCATCAATTTTATTTCTCAATTTGTTTTTTTCAATTTTATAGAGTCCACCACAGAAAAAGAGAAATTCTTTTCCGGTTAATTTTTCATAAAGAAAAGGTTGGTCAGGTATGTAGCCGATTAATTTTTTAGCTTCAATATTATTTTTTTGAATATCAAAACCACCGATATGCACGGTTCCTTCTGATGGAGCATAGAGTCCGGTGATCATTTTAATCGTTGTTGTTTTGCCGGCTCCATTTTGACCAAGAAATCCGAAAAAATCACCTGCATTTATTTCGAGGTTGATATTATTTACCGCCGTGAAATTCCCGAACTTTTTAGTGAGGTTGGTTAATTTGAGCAT
Protein-coding sequences here:
- a CDS encoding metallophosphoesterase → MVAVIGDIHGCFHTLKKLYALILKKYPDIPVCAVGDLVDRGKFSYEVVEFVKKNKITFTAGNHDYMFYYFIKHPSSMLGRSWVFNGSETTLDSYSNRFSEMNKHLNFIIKAPLILDLSDCFICHAGISSHYGRKLGKHPLSDKQKLINIIEKDLNTDRGILWTRDKLLNLGKLQIVGHTRFQEITYDEDSDTVYVDTAACSGNKLSAVIISESNIVDRLSVPTEKIDII
- a CDS encoding ABC transporter ATP-binding protein; this encodes MLKLTNLTKKFGNFTAVNNINLEINAGDFFGFLGQNGAGKTTTIKMITGLYAPSEGTVHIGGFDIQKNNIEAKKLIGYIPDQPFLYEKLTGKEFLFFCGGLYKIEKNKLRNKIDETIDQLKIEQWIDKRTEEYSQGMKQRIAIASALLHDPQLLVVDEPMVGLDPQSALVVKNVLKEKSSQGVAIFMSTHSLNVAEEVCSRIGIIKDGQMIFEDKKEVVEKIKGTDHQNLESLFLHLTK
- a CDS encoding alanine dehydrogenase → MRIGIPTETRWEEKRIPLTPAGVDSLIRTGHTIYIQSGAGDASHFTDQEYREVGATIVYNREEVFGRSEMILKVAPVTEEESELFVDKQILFSFLLLTMGKKKIIENLLSKKITAIGFELIERDSRLPILHAMSEIAGPLAIQVAERYLESFTKSGRGILLGGITGVAPAAVVILGAGVVGITAARAALGRGAQVIVIDKDLSRLRQIETEFHRGVTTVMANPYTISRGVKFADVLIGAVLIKGEKAPHLVTEQMVKEMKKGAVIVDVSIDQGGCVETSRITTISEPVYTLHNVIHYCVPNMPSLVARTASYGLNNSVLDYVHDIADNGLTNALMGDEGLSKGVCSYNGTCTNESIAESFEVSYKKLHVFSTN
- a CDS encoding D-glycerate dehydrogenase, yielding MKVFITRELPEIAFDLLSKNHIPFDYFKSDSPIPRKVLLKKVQDCDAIISLLTEKIDKEVIDAMPQCKVIANYAVGYNNIDINYAKKKNIIVTNTPDVLTESTADLTMALVLACARRFSEGEKLIRAGKFKGWKPKLLLGMELKEKTFGILGAGRIGSAVAKRAKAFGTNIIYVDNKRNQKLERVTEAKKVSLDYLLKKSDILSLHLPLNERTFHYLDENKLSSLKKNSILINTTRGEIIDENALIKLLKKNRFMAVGFDVFENEPKINPDLLKFQNVLVMPHLGSATNEARNSMAELAAKNVINVLKGKPALTPVFKL
- a CDS encoding nucleoside recognition protein produces the protein MKEVTNSVISYAGTAVTIALGLIGIMALWLGIMKIAEEAGLIKIIAGSLKPITKRLFPEIPLDHPAMSSMIMNISANMLGLGNAATPFGLKAMEEMEKINPNKGTASNSMVTFLAINTAGLTLIPATAIAVRAASGSSNPAIIIGTTIFGAFCATIAGISAAKLFEKFYLESWSFSSWFKKNLKFTLSILFLIAVLIIVLLTGILSKAGNIFSFISADGFKNIIQLVSSLAIPVIIVVFVLYGVIKKVKVYESFVEGAKEGFNIAVKIIPYLVAMLIAIGIFRAGGAMDYLILVLTPITNLIGMPAEALPMALMRPLSGSGSLGIMSENLAVYGPDSFIGILVSTFYGSTETTFYVLALYFGAVNIKSTRHAVPVGLIADAAGILGALFIVKLLFG
- a CDS encoding acetyl-CoA hydrolase/transferase family protein codes for the protein MVTVEEIRKKNLPANLYNIYSKKLTTADEAVKKIKSGDNVVIQPGCAVPLELVRAMVRRKDELENVTIYHILIVGELPYVNPGMEKHFKHKAFFVGANVRKAVQEGRAEFVPIFLSEVPLLFKRNIIPVDVALLNVSPPDEHGFCSYGVDVGTIKTAAEKSKIVIAQINPEMPRCLGDSFIHINKIHHIVEHSEPIQELPQVDPDTSEEMLRIYDAIGKNTAELIEDGSTLQMGIGAIPDSVMKYLHDRKNLGIHTEMFSDGIIGLVEEGVINGEAKTIHPGKIIAGFVLGTKKVYNFIDNNPVIEFHPQEYVNDPFIIAQNKKMVAINSAIEIDITGQVCADSIGTKIFSGIGGQVDFIRGAAHSEGGKPIIALPSITKDGKVSRIVPKLNPGAGVVTSRGDVHYVITEYGVAHLFGKTLKERARELIKIAHPKFRDELNKYAKETRHI